From a region of the Vibrio orientalis CIP 102891 = ATCC 33934 genome:
- a CDS encoding isovaleryl-CoA dehydrogenase, with the protein MLSQTTSLNFGLDEELNLLREHVHGFAQQNIAPLASQVDQDNAFPNQLWPLFGEMGLLGVTVDEQYGGAHMGYLAHVIAMEEISRASASVALSYGAHSNLCVNQIFRNGNESQRAKYLPKLIDGSHIGALAMSEPNAGSDVVSMQLKATLNGDYYLLTGSKMWITNGPDADVIVVYAKTEPDKGSHGITAFIVEKKFSGFSHAQKLDKLGMRGSNTCELVFDNCPVPKENILGELNQGVKVLMSGLDYERVVLAAGPLGIMQACLDIVIPYIHDRKQFGRSIGEFQLVQAKVADMYTRTNAARAYLYTVAKACDNKQTTRKDAAGAILYCAELATQLALDAIQLLGGNGYINEFPAGRLLRDAKLYEIGAGTSEIRRMLIGRELFEESR; encoded by the coding sequence ATGTTATCGCAAACTACCTCGCTCAATTTCGGGCTAGATGAAGAGCTCAACCTATTACGTGAACACGTACATGGCTTTGCTCAACAAAACATCGCCCCACTCGCCAGCCAAGTCGACCAAGATAATGCCTTTCCCAATCAGCTTTGGCCCTTGTTCGGTGAAATGGGTTTACTCGGCGTTACTGTTGATGAGCAATATGGTGGTGCCCACATGGGTTATCTTGCCCATGTCATTGCCATGGAAGAGATTAGCCGAGCGTCAGCTTCTGTTGCCTTAAGCTACGGTGCACACTCTAACTTGTGTGTAAATCAAATATTTCGTAATGGGAACGAGTCGCAAAGAGCCAAGTACCTGCCCAAATTGATTGATGGCAGTCATATAGGTGCACTTGCCATGAGTGAACCTAATGCGGGTTCAGACGTGGTCAGCATGCAGCTTAAAGCAACGTTAAACGGTGACTATTACCTGCTTACCGGTTCCAAAATGTGGATCACCAATGGTCCAGACGCTGACGTCATTGTTGTCTATGCCAAAACCGAACCAGACAAAGGCTCCCATGGCATCACCGCCTTCATTGTTGAAAAAAAGTTCTCTGGTTTTTCCCATGCGCAGAAGCTCGACAAGTTAGGTATGCGTGGCTCAAACACCTGCGAGCTTGTATTCGACAACTGCCCGGTGCCGAAAGAAAACATCCTAGGGGAGCTCAATCAAGGTGTTAAAGTTTTGATGAGCGGTTTAGATTATGAACGTGTTGTTCTCGCCGCTGGCCCTCTCGGTATCATGCAAGCCTGCTTAGACATCGTCATCCCCTACATTCATGACCGCAAACAGTTTGGTCGTTCAATCGGTGAGTTCCAGTTAGTTCAAGCGAAAGTCGCCGATATGTATACCCGCACCAACGCCGCACGTGCCTATCTATATACCGTTGCGAAAGCGTGTGACAACAAACAGACCACACGCAAAGATGCCGCAGGCGCGATCCTTTATTGCGCCGAACTCGCAACGCAACTCGCGCTCGATGCGATCCAACTGCTTGGCGGCAATGGCTACATCAACGAGTTTCCAGCCGGAAGGCTACTACGTGATGCCAAGCTGTATGAGATTGGCGCAGGAACCTCCGAAATTCGCCGCATGTTGATTGGCCGAGAGCTGTTTGAAGAGTCGCGATAA
- a CDS encoding carboxyl transferase domain-containing protein: MPIIKTKIKPDSELYQKNVEAMSELVSILESDLEKIMLGGGKKAIERQRAKGKLPVRDRIAKLLDKDSPFLEIAQFAAWQVYDDDIPCAGVVAGIGKIQQIDCMVIANDPSVKGGTYYPLTVKKHLRAQEIAQQCQLPCVYLVDSGGANLPHQADVFPDKEHFGRIFYNQARMSAQGIPQIAVVLGLCTAGGAYIPAMADVSIIVKQQGTIFLAGPPLVKAATGEVVTDEELGGADVHCRKSGVADYYAQDETHALELARQAISSSNVSIPTSKNNGLTPHYDASDLYGIVNSDLRLSFDVREVIARIVDGSEFDEFKALFGTTLVCGFARINGDLIGIVANNGILFSESAQKGAHFIELCAKRKIPLLFLQNITGFMVGKKYEEGGIAKNGAKLVMAVACADVPKFTIIIGGSYGAGNYGMCGRAYNPTMMWMWPNARISVMGGEQAAGVLTQVKNQVMQREGSEWQPHQQQAFKQEILDLYNTQGHPYYASARLWDDGIIDPKQTRNVLSHALKISLNAPIADSEFGIFRM, from the coding sequence ATGCCGATAATAAAAACTAAAATCAAACCTGATTCTGAGCTCTATCAAAAGAACGTTGAAGCGATGTCGGAACTGGTTTCAATCTTAGAGTCTGATCTCGAAAAGATTATGCTTGGCGGCGGTAAAAAAGCCATCGAGCGCCAACGCGCTAAAGGGAAATTACCGGTGCGCGACAGAATCGCCAAGCTGCTTGACAAGGATAGCCCCTTCTTAGAAATCGCTCAGTTTGCTGCATGGCAAGTTTATGACGATGATATTCCCTGCGCAGGGGTTGTCGCAGGCATTGGCAAGATTCAACAAATCGATTGTATGGTCATCGCCAACGACCCTTCGGTCAAAGGGGGGACCTATTACCCTCTCACCGTGAAAAAGCATTTAAGAGCTCAAGAGATCGCTCAACAATGCCAGCTTCCCTGTGTGTACTTAGTCGACTCTGGCGGGGCTAACCTACCCCATCAAGCAGACGTTTTCCCCGACAAAGAACATTTCGGTCGGATCTTTTACAATCAAGCCAGGATGTCGGCTCAAGGTATTCCTCAGATTGCTGTGGTTCTTGGTTTATGTACCGCAGGTGGCGCTTATATTCCTGCAATGGCCGATGTTTCCATCATCGTTAAGCAGCAAGGCACTATCTTTCTCGCTGGCCCTCCGTTAGTAAAAGCCGCAACGGGAGAAGTCGTGACGGATGAAGAGCTCGGCGGCGCAGATGTTCACTGCCGTAAGTCTGGTGTGGCTGACTATTATGCGCAGGATGAAACTCATGCGTTAGAGCTTGCTAGGCAGGCCATATCCAGCAGTAACGTTTCAATCCCCACCTCCAAAAACAACGGCTTAACTCCGCATTACGATGCATCCGATCTATACGGTATTGTGAATTCTGACTTACGATTATCGTTTGATGTTAGAGAAGTGATCGCCCGTATCGTCGATGGATCAGAGTTCGATGAATTTAAAGCGCTGTTTGGCACAACCTTGGTCTGTGGCTTCGCAAGAATCAACGGTGACTTAATTGGTATTGTCGCTAACAATGGCATTTTGTTTTCAGAGTCGGCGCAAAAAGGCGCGCATTTTATTGAGCTGTGCGCGAAACGCAAAATCCCTTTGTTATTTTTGCAAAACATCACCGGCTTTATGGTGGGCAAAAAGTATGAAGAAGGCGGCATCGCTAAGAATGGCGCAAAGCTTGTCATGGCCGTTGCCTGTGCTGACGTCCCTAAGTTCACCATCATTATTGGCGGGTCATATGGCGCTGGCAATTATGGCATGTGCGGCCGAGCTTATAATCCAACCATGATGTGGATGTGGCCAAATGCGCGTATTTCCGTCATGGGCGGCGAGCAAGCTGCTGGTGTGTTAACCCAAGTAAAAAACCAAGTGATGCAAAGAGAAGGAAGCGAGTGGCAACCGCATCAGCAACAAGCCTTTAAACAAGAAATTTTGGACCTATACAATACCCAAGGCCACCCCTACTACGCCAGTGCTCGCTTGTGGGATGATGGCATTATCGACCCTAAACAGACGCGCAATGTTTTGTCTCATGCGTTAAAAATCTCCCTTAATGCACCCATTGCCGACAGCGAGTTTGGCATATTTAGAATGTAG
- a CDS encoding enoyl-CoA hydratase-related protein, producing the protein MSSSSDTETIDYHVDASGIAHIRLNRPDVANAFNDQMISELIATLDTLSSYANVRALILTGDGNHFSAGADIHWMRSMVTKSKEDNQNDAYQLATLLEKLDTFPHPTLAIVNGCAFGGALGLICCCDMVIAHENAKFCLSEVKLGLVPATIAPYVIRAIGIRQTRRYMLNAELIDSQRALELDLTHQIINQEQTDHVTERWISNILALAPHALALSKRLCARCEQVVVDGPLKRYTSELIAEVRVSDEGQEGLSAFLDKRSPNWIK; encoded by the coding sequence ATGTCCTCATCCTCAGATACCGAGACCATAGATTACCATGTAGACGCATCTGGCATTGCTCACATTCGTCTGAATCGCCCTGACGTCGCGAATGCGTTCAATGACCAGATGATTTCTGAATTGATCGCCACGTTAGATACCCTATCCTCATATGCTAATGTTCGAGCTTTAATTCTAACTGGCGATGGTAATCACTTCTCAGCGGGTGCCGATATACATTGGATGCGTTCAATGGTCACAAAAAGTAAAGAAGATAACCAGAATGACGCCTATCAATTGGCAACCCTACTCGAAAAGCTCGACACTTTTCCTCACCCAACATTAGCCATCGTCAATGGCTGTGCATTTGGCGGAGCGCTCGGGCTAATCTGTTGCTGCGATATGGTCATAGCTCATGAGAATGCCAAGTTTTGTCTCAGTGAGGTAAAACTTGGGCTGGTCCCTGCCACTATTGCGCCCTATGTGATTAGAGCGATTGGTATCAGGCAAACAAGGCGCTATATGCTGAACGCGGAACTGATCGACTCTCAGCGTGCTCTCGAATTGGATCTGACCCATCAGATAATCAATCAGGAGCAGACTGATCATGTCACCGAACGATGGATATCTAATATTCTGGCCCTTGCTCCTCATGCATTAGCGCTCAGCAAGAGACTCTGCGCAAGGTGCGAGCAAGTCGTGGTTGATGGCCCATTAAAGCGCTACACCAGCGAACTCATTGCTGAGGTAAGAGTCTCTGACGAAGGCCAAGAAGGTTTAAGTGCTTTTCTCGATAAGCGCTCGCCTAATTGGATTAAGTAG
- a CDS encoding hydroxymethylglutaryl-CoA lyase, which yields MDSSHTQSIVSALPKSVKIVEVGPRDGLQNEKTVPLDVKVELINRLSQTGLRHIESGAFVSANKIPQMADSEQVFQYIQRAANVSYSALTPNIKGLEQAIQSQVDEVAVFSSVSESFCQRNINCSITESLNRFKPVIALAREHNIRVRGYLSCVIDCPYDGATNPKHVASLAKQMLDIGCYEISLGDTIGTGTPLRVATMLEAVLAQCPKESIAVHFHDTYGQAIANIYQALLMGISTIDSSVAGLGGCPYAKGASGNVATEEVVYLCHGLGIETGVNLEKIVEVGRALRKNLN from the coding sequence ATGGATAGCAGTCATACTCAATCAATAGTCTCTGCCCTACCTAAGTCGGTCAAAATTGTTGAAGTTGGACCCCGAGATGGTCTGCAAAACGAAAAAACTGTTCCGCTTGATGTCAAAGTAGAACTGATCAACCGGCTTTCTCAAACTGGCCTTCGCCATATCGAGTCTGGAGCGTTTGTCTCAGCCAATAAAATTCCGCAAATGGCGGACTCTGAACAGGTATTTCAGTACATCCAACGCGCAGCTAATGTTAGCTACTCAGCCCTTACTCCTAACATCAAAGGGCTAGAACAAGCGATTCAATCCCAAGTCGATGAAGTGGCAGTCTTCTCTTCTGTATCTGAAAGCTTTTGCCAGCGAAATATTAACTGCTCCATCACTGAAAGCCTAAACCGCTTTAAACCTGTAATAGCGTTAGCACGCGAGCACAATATTCGGGTAAGAGGCTACCTTTCTTGCGTCATTGATTGCCCATACGATGGTGCAACCAATCCAAAACACGTTGCCAGCCTAGCTAAGCAAATGCTCGATATCGGCTGCTATGAGATTTCACTCGGTGACACCATTGGTACAGGTACACCATTGAGAGTGGCCACCATGCTTGAAGCCGTTCTAGCCCAGTGCCCTAAAGAAAGTATCGCAGTCCACTTTCACGATACCTACGGACAAGCGATCGCCAATATCTATCAAGCGTTACTGATGGGTATTTCCACTATAGATTCTAGCGTTGCTGGACTTGGCGGCTGCCCTTATGCTAAAGGCGCATCAGGCAATGTCGCTACTGAAGAGGTGGTTTATCTTTGTCATGGACTTGGAATTGAAACTGGAGTTAATTTGGAGAAAATTGTAGAAGTAGGACGAGCTCTTCGAAAGAATTTGAATTAA
- a CDS encoding transporter substrate-binding domain-containing diguanylate cyclase, producing the protein MKRIFVSFFILMCATVYAQEPESKQLIVANSKAWKPFSFINSDGEPDGILIDYWNYYGEKNDVEIEFLLLDWQSSLDAVTEGRADVHAGLLWSENRESFLDFAPVIMSIDTQLYINQELIGIDLDELTFGKHDYVVGVVSGGYEEEFTRLHFPHLKLKNFANNQQMIDAAFSGDLDGFVADLQVANFYLYSRKEPKRFIGVRHLYSGDLMPAVKDGNTELQKQITVAIKQLDSKDTEKIFNRWMYVNTVYPEYLTHLIVGGLLLVGGTYIFVLRISVKRKTQALELANKSLKKLSETDQMTGISNRRHFFNELKVRMKQPGSIVIMIFDIDDFKNINDSHGHKVGDRVIRSVVGATSNVVSHKHLFARIGGEEFVVVANNLSYESAIALAENICTSIRSVKLPEDDIEKITVSLGCAFYSNNENDINLSTADHLMYQSKQSGKDQVTAQRYS; encoded by the coding sequence GTGAAACGAATTTTTGTCAGTTTTTTCATCTTGATGTGCGCGACGGTCTATGCGCAAGAGCCTGAATCTAAGCAGCTCATTGTGGCAAATTCTAAGGCATGGAAACCGTTTTCTTTCATTAATAGTGACGGCGAGCCTGACGGTATCTTAATAGACTATTGGAACTATTATGGTGAAAAAAACGATGTGGAAATAGAGTTCCTATTGTTAGATTGGCAGTCTTCGTTAGATGCAGTCACTGAAGGTAGGGCGGATGTTCATGCGGGTCTGCTTTGGTCTGAAAACCGTGAGAGTTTTTTAGATTTTGCCCCGGTCATTATGTCTATTGATACTCAGCTATATATAAACCAAGAGTTAATCGGTATCGACTTGGATGAGCTTACCTTTGGTAAGCATGATTACGTCGTTGGAGTCGTAAGTGGCGGTTATGAAGAAGAATTTACTCGTCTCCATTTTCCTCATCTTAAGTTAAAGAACTTTGCCAATAACCAACAAATGATCGACGCGGCCTTTTCTGGAGACCTTGACGGCTTTGTCGCTGACTTACAAGTCGCCAACTTTTATCTATATAGCCGTAAAGAACCCAAACGATTCATCGGTGTACGCCACTTATATTCCGGGGATCTAATGCCGGCAGTTAAAGACGGTAACACGGAACTTCAGAAACAAATAACTGTGGCGATAAAGCAATTAGACTCTAAAGACACAGAGAAAATTTTTAACCGCTGGATGTACGTCAATACTGTTTACCCTGAATACCTTACCCACCTGATAGTTGGTGGTCTCCTTCTTGTGGGCGGGACATATATTTTTGTTTTACGTATCTCTGTTAAGCGAAAAACCCAAGCCTTAGAGCTGGCTAATAAGTCGCTCAAGAAGCTGTCCGAAACTGATCAGATGACAGGTATCAGTAATCGACGACACTTTTTCAATGAACTAAAAGTACGGATGAAACAACCAGGCTCAATTGTGATTATGATCTTCGATATCGATGATTTTAAGAACATCAATGATAGCCATGGCCACAAAGTAGGCGATCGGGTAATACGCAGTGTCGTTGGCGCGACCTCGAATGTGGTTTCGCACAAACATTTGTTTGCACGAATCGGAGGAGAGGAGTTTGTCGTTGTTGCCAATAACCTTAGCTATGAAAGTGCTATCGCTCTTGCCGAGAATATCTGTACATCGATACGCAGCGTTAAATTACCTGAAGATGATATCGAGAAGATTACCGTGAGTTTGGGCTGCGCATTTTATAGTAACAACGAAAATGATATTAACTTGTCAACCGCCGATCATTTGATGTACCAATCCAAACAATCAGGTAAAGACCAAGTGACTGCTCAGCGTTATTCATAA
- a CDS encoding HAMP domain-containing methyl-accepting chemotaxis protein: MKLTISGKLQLSFLSLAVLFIVSAFFTFRSVSTVETQTTSLLDRDLPTVDAGRTLQQSIHATVSSLRAYMLLGGEESLQQTQQDNLTQAIDRVEILLISLEELVDEQSYQEIVAKWAAVSQSLSDISEMSHSEENLPAHALFINEAAPIAEVALDQLQGLINDEAGNTEGGERKRLFRLYADSYTSLANALSSMRDFLLYGKQEHLDKYQDFLKSHAKSVAEIDSKVALLSSSDQGLWSLFKEMQQLYFPLADQVVAQRKAPDWNLANQKMANELVPAVESLDSSLEMVINKQQALADRSGEGIFQSVSTVLQLLIASIAVVVVVSVSTAHFMGKSIGRRVSVISKRAESIADGDVSQSPLAVEGSDELASLTHSINKMNDELENIVKGVTSKANTVSGSMSELLNANAQTVTQVDSQKATMDLVGQQVGEVSQSATDTAHQAEQSAATLAESKVQIEAGSKALDLNKTTIGTLHDTIGKASIQVDALSKESEAIGRVTEVIEGLAEQTNLLALNAAIEAARAGEYGRGFAVVADEVRMLATRTTESTTEINNIVNAIQTSTQAVVSEIEKSKTLAEEGATHTEEAYGTLSSTTHQIEALNQQMQDLLSSAQQQSHATAEIQSLMGQVIASVEGVAEISNSSAQISSQVRGQVEELNGEMAQFKTN; this comes from the coding sequence ATGAAACTCACGATATCAGGGAAGTTACAGCTAAGCTTTCTGTCACTTGCAGTACTTTTTATCGTTTCCGCATTTTTTACTTTTCGTAGTGTTAGCACGGTTGAAACCCAAACGACATCATTGCTTGATCGTGATTTGCCGACCGTCGATGCGGGTCGTACACTTCAGCAATCTATTCACGCAACAGTATCTTCTTTAAGAGCATACATGCTTTTGGGTGGTGAAGAGTCACTACAACAAACTCAGCAAGATAACCTCACTCAGGCGATTGACCGTGTCGAGATTCTGCTGATTTCTCTCGAAGAGTTAGTCGATGAGCAGAGCTATCAAGAGATCGTGGCCAAGTGGGCCGCAGTGTCTCAATCGCTCAGTGACATATCAGAGATGAGCCATAGTGAAGAGAACCTGCCCGCGCATGCTCTGTTTATTAATGAAGCCGCGCCTATCGCCGAAGTCGCATTAGACCAACTTCAAGGTTTGATTAATGACGAAGCGGGCAATACTGAAGGTGGAGAGCGTAAACGCTTGTTTAGACTGTATGCTGACAGCTATACCTCATTGGCCAACGCGCTTTCATCTATGCGTGATTTCTTACTTTATGGCAAACAAGAGCATCTTGATAAATACCAAGATTTTTTAAAGTCCCACGCGAAGTCTGTTGCTGAAATCGACTCTAAGGTCGCTTTATTGTCGAGCAGTGACCAAGGCTTGTGGTCGTTGTTTAAAGAAATGCAGCAGCTCTATTTCCCTTTAGCTGACCAAGTCGTTGCTCAAAGAAAAGCACCAGATTGGAATTTGGCGAATCAAAAAATGGCCAACGAGTTAGTGCCGGCAGTTGAATCGTTAGACTCAAGCTTAGAAATGGTGATCAATAAGCAGCAAGCGTTAGCGGATCGTTCAGGAGAGGGTATCTTCCAGTCAGTGAGTACAGTACTGCAATTGCTTATCGCCTCAATTGCTGTAGTGGTCGTAGTATCAGTCTCAACCGCGCACTTTATGGGCAAGAGCATTGGCCGTCGAGTTTCTGTTATTTCCAAGAGAGCAGAATCTATTGCTGATGGTGACGTGTCACAATCGCCACTGGCCGTTGAAGGTAGCGATGAACTGGCGAGTCTTACTCACTCTATTAATAAGATGAACGATGAACTGGAAAATATCGTCAAAGGCGTAACGAGTAAAGCCAATACGGTCAGCGGCAGTATGAGCGAATTGCTCAATGCGAATGCTCAGACGGTGACTCAAGTAGATAGCCAAAAAGCGACCATGGATCTCGTTGGTCAGCAAGTGGGTGAAGTGAGCCAGTCCGCAACAGATACGGCGCATCAGGCTGAGCAATCGGCGGCTACATTAGCTGAATCAAAAGTGCAGATCGAAGCGGGCTCGAAGGCGTTAGATCTAAACAAAACCACGATTGGTACATTGCATGACACGATCGGTAAAGCCAGCATCCAAGTGGATGCATTAAGCAAAGAAAGCGAGGCAATTGGACGCGTCACTGAAGTGATAGAAGGACTTGCTGAACAAACCAATCTTCTGGCGCTTAATGCTGCGATTGAAGCCGCACGGGCCGGAGAATATGGTCGAGGTTTTGCCGTAGTGGCTGATGAAGTGCGTATGCTCGCGACAAGAACTACTGAATCAACGACTGAGATCAACAATATCGTTAACGCGATTCAAACGTCGACTCAAGCGGTTGTGAGTGAAATTGAGAAGAGTAAAACGTTAGCCGAAGAAGGGGCAACCCACACCGAAGAGGCCTATGGAACACTGAGCTCAACCACTCACCAAATTGAAGCGCTCAACCAACAGATGCAAGATTTACTCAGTTCTGCACAGCAGCAATCGCATGCAACCGCAGAAATTCAATCTCTTATGGGACAAGTGATTGCTTCAGTTGAAGGAGTCGCAGAAATCTCAAACTCGTCAGCACAAATATCCAGTCAGGTGCGTGGACAAGTAGAAGAGTTGAATGGTGAAATGGCTCAGTTTAAAACCAACTAA
- a CDS encoding DUF3332 domain-containing protein — MKSNVLKVAIVAGLGLTSLTGCMGQMATTGLVSKFNLEVVDNRYAREGMFLLLSPAYGIAGTVDLFVINAIEFWTGTNPLSGKSPAVVDTPTKNYIKVNGSLDSSLKDVPLSNNSSVDHATMQQIDANTMQMDITYIDGTQKVLRGEKAEDSVAFYLNDEYVTTVSNDELTNYVATTNI; from the coding sequence ATGAAATCTAACGTGTTGAAAGTGGCAATTGTTGCTGGTTTAGGTCTAACTTCGTTAACAGGTTGTATGGGTCAAATGGCAACAACTGGTCTAGTATCAAAGTTCAACCTAGAAGTGGTTGATAACCGTTACGCTCGTGAAGGTATGTTCCTACTTCTTTCTCCAGCATACGGTATTGCGGGTACAGTCGATCTATTCGTGATCAACGCAATTGAATTCTGGACAGGTACTAACCCACTTTCAGGCAAGTCTCCAGCTGTGGTTGATACTCCAACTAAAAACTACATCAAAGTTAACGGCAGCTTAGACAGTTCACTAAAAGACGTTCCACTGTCAAACAACTCTAGTGTTGATCACGCTACTATGCAGCAGATTGACGCGAACACAATGCAAATGGACATCACGTACATCGACGGTACGCAAAAAGTACTACGTGGTGAGAAAGCAGAAGATAGCGTTGCGTTCTACCTAAATGATGAATACGTAACAACAGTTTCAAATGACGAACTGACTAACTACGTAGCAACAACGAACATCTAA
- a CDS encoding alanine/glycine:cation symporter family protein: MTKRISLAVLASLFAGSAAASTLDDKINEVVAPIVNPFVGMIFSTIPFPFTDVQVPWIVLWLVVAATFFTFYLGFINVRGFKHAVQLVSGKFSNPKSKADGEVSHFQALTTALSGTVGLGNIAGVAVAVSIGGAGATFWMILAGLLGMSSKFVECALGVKYRNTNPDGSVSGGPMYYLSKGLAKRGNAALGRTLAVLFSVFAIGGALGGGNMFQANQAFKQVVGVTGGDASFFADKGWLFGLILAVIVGIVIIGGIKSIAKVTEKVVPFMATIYVGAAIIIIAMNYDRIDDAFAAIFNGAFTGEGITGGVIGVLIQGFKRAAFSNEAGVGSAAIAHAAVKTKEPMSEGFVSLLEPFIDTVVICTMTALVIIITGYLDTDTGLAGVELTSAAFGSAISWFPYVLAIAVVLFAFSTMISWSYYGLKAWTYLFGESKTAELIFKVKFCVFVVIGAAMNLGPVIDFSDAMIFAMALVNIVGLYILVPEVKRDLADYLERFNAGKVYKVQQEGKLTQQPE, from the coding sequence ATGACAAAGCGTATATCGCTGGCCGTATTGGCGAGTCTATTTGCAGGTAGCGCTGCAGCATCCACTTTGGATGACAAAATCAACGAAGTCGTTGCACCTATCGTTAACCCATTTGTAGGAATGATCTTTTCGACTATTCCCTTCCCTTTTACAGACGTACAGGTGCCGTGGATCGTTCTTTGGTTAGTTGTTGCAGCAACTTTCTTCACCTTCTACTTAGGCTTTATTAACGTTCGCGGATTCAAACACGCGGTTCAGTTAGTATCGGGGAAGTTCTCGAATCCTAAATCAAAAGCTGACGGTGAGGTTTCTCACTTTCAAGCTCTAACTACTGCACTATCTGGTACGGTTGGTCTTGGTAACATCGCTGGTGTTGCTGTTGCCGTTTCGATTGGTGGCGCTGGTGCGACATTCTGGATGATCCTTGCAGGTCTACTCGGTATGTCGAGTAAATTTGTAGAGTGTGCTCTGGGTGTTAAATACCGTAATACCAACCCTGATGGTTCGGTATCTGGCGGCCCTATGTACTACCTAAGCAAAGGTTTGGCAAAGCGCGGCAATGCGGCTCTCGGTCGTACTCTTGCGGTTCTATTCTCTGTATTCGCTATTGGTGGTGCACTTGGCGGCGGTAACATGTTCCAAGCAAACCAAGCGTTCAAACAGGTTGTTGGCGTAACAGGTGGTGATGCATCTTTCTTCGCTGACAAAGGCTGGTTATTTGGTCTTATTCTTGCAGTTATTGTCGGCATCGTGATCATCGGTGGTATCAAGTCAATCGCGAAAGTAACAGAGAAAGTTGTTCCTTTCATGGCAACTATTTACGTTGGTGCGGCAATTATCATCATTGCGATGAACTACGATCGAATCGATGACGCATTTGCTGCAATCTTCAACGGTGCATTCACTGGTGAAGGTATTACAGGTGGTGTAATCGGCGTTCTTATCCAAGGTTTCAAACGTGCAGCGTTCTCGAACGAAGCAGGTGTTGGTTCAGCGGCTATTGCTCACGCAGCAGTTAAAACTAAAGAGCCAATGTCTGAAGGTTTCGTATCACTACTAGAACCATTCATCGATACTGTTGTTATCTGTACGATGACAGCGTTAGTTATCATCATCACTGGTTATCTAGATACAGATACTGGCCTTGCAGGTGTAGAACTAACTTCAGCAGCATTCGGTAGCGCAATCAGCTGGTTCCCATATGTACTTGCAATCGCCGTTGTTCTGTTTGCGTTCTCTACTATGATTTCTTGGTCTTACTACGGCCTGAAAGCTTGGACTTACCTATTTGGTGAGAGCAAAACAGCAGAGCTTATCTTTAAAGTTAAATTCTGTGTGTTTGTTGTGATTGGCGCAGCTATGAACCTAGGTCCAGTTATCGACTTCTCTGATGCAATGATCTTTGCAATGGCACTAGTGAACATTGTTGGTCTTTACATTCTTGTACCAGAAGTTAAGCGCGACCTAGCTGACTACCTAGAGCGTTTCAACGCAGGTAAAGTGTACAAAGTTCAGCAAGAAGGCAAACTAACGCAACAGCCTGAGTAA